The nucleotide sequence ACGTATTATCAATCAATTGCACGCGAGCAAATAATGGAAGAATATCACGCGGGAAATTTTTCCGAAAAAGATGGGCGAATAATTTTGCGTTTTCCAATTCAGAAAAAAGTTTCTCCGGGAATGTATCCCGAAGAGATGAAAAAGCAACTCACAGAACTGATTAATGAAAAAGGCTTTGTGATGACTGGGTACTTTTTTATTGCTAGTGATGAATCAGAGAAAGAAAGAATGGTTTATTGTGCACTGGAACGATTGGATGAATCCGGAAATGACTCTGTCGGCGGAACTGGCGTGATTGGTGAGAGTTCCGAAAAAGCCTTGGAATGAGACCAGATGAAATTGAAAAGCACTTTATTCATTTGATAGATATTTTTATCAGTAATGATCATTGAAGTGATGGCGTCGGCGGAAAGGGAGATGTAGGCGATTTTATTGTCATAGATTTGCATAATCGAGCTAAAGGGATAGAGAGTATAGTCAACAAAGCGCGTGTCAGTTACATCGACATGATATTTTTCCAAATACTTCCGGGCAAAAGGTGAGTCAACGCAGACCATCTTTTTTTGTTTGTGCAGACGTTCTCTTTGTTTGACGTATTCCTGATTGATTTTGTCCATATATTTCACTACCGCCTCTACGTCGACCAGCGTGCAAATCGTTTCTTGGGCGGTCAGTGTGTCAGCCAATACCTTCCGGAGTCCCTCCTCGCCTTCATAGAAGCGTACGCCGGGCTTATTGAAGGCTAGATTGTAGTTGGTGACCAATTGAGGCATCAGTTCACCCATCGTTCTTTTGTAGTAATTGACCTTTTGGGCTTGTTCTTCCAGTCTTTCATTGATCTTATTGGGGTGTTCTACCCGAAAAATGGCTACTTTGCGGGGTTTTTCGATTTTAATGATGAGGCCTTTTTCCGACAGTTGCTCAAGCAATTTATAGACCAATCCGCGCTTATAGGCGGTTTTTTTATATATCTCACTGGCTGGCGCTTGCCCGATGCCAAGGATAAGCTCATATATTTCGGCTTCTTTGGCGGTCAAACCTGCCGCAGAGAGGATTTTTTCGTACATAATGGTTGTTTTGGCTTAAATTAGGTAAAAATAACTTTGTGTCATTCCCGCGAAGGCGGGAATCCAGGTACCCAAGGCTTTAAAAAGGGAAAAACGGGGGATAGATGGATAAAAAATAGAAGTTAGGGGATTTATAATTCGTTTTTTTGTAATTTATAACTAGTGGTGCCTGGATCCCCGCCTTCGCGGGGATGACACGTAAAAATCAATTTCCTACCCCCATTATACACCCCAAATAGTAAATTGTCAAATATACGTGACAATAGTATAGCCTAAATACGCCAATATAGTTCCTATAATATCAGATATATTGACATTTCCAAAATATCTTTCACAATATATTGACAAAACAGTTCAGAGATGCTATACTACGCAGTCAAGATAAATCGACAAAGTTTCGAAGACATCTGACAGTAATTTTAAATCTAGAATTGTTATTAGCACTAAGGTGATTGGCGAGCCCCGCTCAACCCTGGCATGGTAGTCAGATTCAATTGAGAAAGGCAAAGCTAATCGAACCAACCTTGGCGCGATACGTCATCTAGTAACCCTACAATATCAAACCTTATCCATCGTGATGAGTGGCACAGGCTTAATCCTAAAAGATAGTAAGCTTGTCCAGTCCTTATGATCAGTCCAACTTACTAAAATTTTAGGTAAACCGGACTTAACGAGAATTAGAGACTAGGGAAATTATGTTATTTGCCTTGCAAACCGGCACTACGAACGCCGGACATGCGAATAAAAATTTCCCCTTAATTCAAATCATTATAAAAGATAGTGGTTTGATAGAGTGAAGTTCTTTGAAAGAAAAGTAGTATAGTTATCACATTTTTCTCCAGTTAGTTGTTTCCATTGCGGTTGTCTTTTTTTGAAGGCAATTGCAGTGGGAATAATTAACTGAAAACAATCAAAAAATAGCTCTGCGAAAGCGGGGAAGGAGGATGCTATAATGAAAAAAATAGTATGTACTGGTCTAAGTTTGTTTTTTCTTTTTTTGTTTGTATATGTCTTCTATACGGTGACAAAAAACACCGTCGAAGACGATGAAAGCAAAAAAAGTACCCGCTCTTTTTTGTTGGAGCGGGGATACACGAAAGATCTGTTTGAAATGTACGGCCCCCCTAACCGTATATTTCAGATCGATAGCGACCCAGAGGGTCGCTACGTATATATCTATCAGAAACAAGACGGCACGGGGAGGGCTGCCGTCATAACGGAGGTGAAATTTCTGATAAGGAAGGATGGAAAGGTTTTGTCAATAACCAATCCATTCTAGAAGAGCAAACAGGAAAATCCAAACAATTGGTTGCCTGAAAATCCACAGGCGGAAAAGCATGGGTAAATCTCAAATTTCTTTTGTCTAGTTCTTTTTGAAAGAAACTAGATGCCAGTCCAAGTAAGGCCGAACCTTGGAAAATTGTTCTTTTAAGAAAAAACCCGCCCGACGAAAAGTCTGGCGGAAAAGTTGTAGGGGAAGTTTGTGGAAATCCTAAACGATTTCCACCTCCTCTTTCAGATCTAAACTTAGTTTAGGTTTGAAATGAGGTGGATGTTCTTTGAAAAAGTTATCAATAATATTTCTGGTTGTCATTTTAGTTTTTGAGAAAATTCAAAGATTGGAGTGGCAATCGGAAAAAACCAGTCTGTCGAAATTGTAAGTGTGCGATTTTCGAAAAACAGATCGGAAAAGTTTTTTTGGATTTTCGTTGATGTGCCTAGTCAGCGCGGAGAAAGTCCCGGCCACATGGCGGTCGTAATTCTTCGAAAGGAGAAAGTTATGATAATTATAGTATTTGAGTATGGCAAGAATGGTCAGTATTCCGTAAAACGCACTACTGATGTTTGCGGTGTACCGGTCCTTGCGGTGTATTGCAGGGGCAATACCCCGCCCGATATGGGAGGGCTGTACCGGTCCGCTTCTGCCGCCATCGATGTCGCCCTTTATAATCTTTGCGAGGG is from Parcubacteria group bacterium and encodes:
- a CDS encoding helix-turn-helix domain-containing protein, with protein sequence MYEKILSAAGLTAKEAEIYELILGIGQAPASEIYKKTAYKRGLVYKLLEQLSEKGLIIKIEKPRKVAIFRVEHPNKINERLEEQAQKVNYYKRTMGELMPQLVTNYNLAFNKPGVRFYEGEEGLRKVLADTLTAQETICTLVDVEAVVKYMDKINQEYVKQRERLHKQKKMVCVDSPFARKYLEKYHVDVTDTRFVDYTLYPFSSIMQIYDNKIAYISLSADAITSMIITDKNIYQMNKVLFNFIWSHSKAFSELSPITPVPPTESFPDSSNRSSAQ